CCGATCACGCGCGCGATCAGCCCCTCATGGGCGAGATGGCACAGGCCTTTTTCGGTCACGGCGCCGACCCCAGTGATGTTGATCAGCGTCAGATTGCGTGGGCCGTGCCCGCCGAGGAAGCGCTGCTCCAGCGCGTCGAGGATGGCTTCGGCGGCGCCCGTGCCGCCATTGCCGCCGACGATCAGCGTATCGGTATCGTGAATGAGGCCTGCGGCCTCTGCCGCGGTGATGATGCTCAGCATGGGTGCGCTTCCCGCATCATGCGGCCTCCTTCTCGACCTGACGGGCGATGATTAGCCGCTGGATCTGGTTGGTGCCCTCGTAGATCTGGGCGAGGCGGACGTCGCGGAAGATGCGCTCGATGCGGTACTCGCGCGAATAGCCGTTGCCGCCGTGGATCTGCAGCGCGTTGGAGACGTGTTTCATCGCCATGTCGGTGGTGAACAGCTTGGCCTGCGCCGCCTCCTTGGCAATGGGCTCGCCGGCATCGTGCAGGCGCGCGGCGTGGTGGATCAGCAGGCGTGCAGCGGCGATGTCGGTCGACATGTCCGCAAGCATGAACTGCACGGCTTGGAAGCCGATGATGGCCTGACCGAACTGCTTGCGGTCCTTTGCATAGGCGGTCGCGTCCTCGAACGCGGCCTGCGCCATGCCGAGCGCCATCGAGGCCATCATCAGCCGGCTGAAGTTGAAATTGCTCATCGCCATCTTGAAGGCCTGTTTCTCCGGCCCCATCACGCTGTCGGCCGGCAGAAGCACGTCGGAGAAGGTGATCTGGCAGTCGTCGAGGCCGTGCATGCCGAGCAGCTCTTCGTTCTTGCCGCGCGCGATGCCGGGCAGGGCGCCGTCGACCAGGAGGCA
This genomic stretch from Bradyrhizobium daqingense harbors:
- a CDS encoding acyl-CoA dehydrogenase family protein, whose amino-acid sequence is MDRFYSQDQKALRETARRFAEAEILPRAAAIDREDRFDHTLYKGMADLGLFGICLREGAGGAGLDAVAACIAMEELARCSGAVANAFAIPVEATLFFDHHGTAAHKELIPKILSGDIIPATAVSEPDHGSDVAGIRTTAVREGNGWRLNGTKAWVTLGGVADRIMVFARTGAEAGHRSISCLLVDGALPGIARGKNEELLGMHGLDDCQITFSDVLLPADSVMGPEKQAFKMAMSNFNFSRLMMASMALGMAQAAFEDATAYAKDRKQFGQAIIGFQAVQFMLADMSTDIAAARLLIHHAARLHDAGEPIAKEAAQAKLFTTDMAMKHVSNALQIHGGNGYSREYRIERIFRDVRLAQIYEGTNQIQRLIIARQVEKEAA